The following coding sequences lie in one Stenotrophomonas rhizophila genomic window:
- the phoB gene encoding phosphate regulon transcriptional regulator PhoB, with protein MQKRILIVDDEPAIREMVAFALRKGDYDPIHAGDAREAQTAIADRVPDLILLDWMLPGTSGLDLARRWRKEALTREVPIIMLTARGEENDRVGGLEAGVDDYVVKPFSARELLARIRAVMRRARDDDEDGSVAVGSIRIDGAAHRVFAGDQPVPIGPTEYRLLHFFMTHPERVYTRAQLLDHVWGGSVYVEERTIDVHIRRLRKTLEPFAAENMVQTVRGAGYRFSTST; from the coding sequence GTGCAGAAACGCATTCTGATCGTCGATGACGAACCCGCGATCCGCGAAATGGTCGCCTTCGCCCTCCGCAAGGGCGACTACGACCCCATCCATGCCGGCGATGCGCGCGAAGCGCAGACGGCGATCGCCGATCGCGTCCCCGACCTGATCCTGCTGGACTGGATGCTTCCGGGCACCAGCGGGCTGGACCTGGCCCGGCGCTGGCGCAAGGAGGCCCTCACCCGCGAGGTGCCGATCATCATGCTGACCGCGCGAGGCGAAGAGAACGATCGCGTCGGCGGCCTGGAAGCCGGTGTCGACGACTACGTGGTCAAGCCCTTCTCGGCCCGCGAACTGCTGGCCCGGATCCGCGCGGTGATGCGCCGCGCCCGCGACGATGACGAGGATGGCAGCGTGGCGGTCGGTTCGATCCGCATCGACGGCGCCGCCCACCGCGTGTTCGCTGGCGACCAGCCGGTGCCGATCGGCCCCACCGAATACCGCCTGCTGCACTTCTTCATGACCCACCCCGAGCGCGTCTATACCCGCGCCCAGTTGCTGGACCATGTGTGGGGCGGCAGCGTTTACGTGGAGGAACGCACCATCGACGTGCACATCCGCCGGCTGCGCAAGACGCTGGAACCGTTCGCGGCGGAAAACATGGTGCAGACCGTGCGCGGCGCCGGGTATCGCTTCTCCACCTCGACCTGA